Proteins encoded within one genomic window of Macrotis lagotis isolate mMagLag1 chromosome 3, bilby.v1.9.chrom.fasta, whole genome shotgun sequence:
- the PCNX3 gene encoding pecanex-like protein 3 isoform X3, translating into MGSQVLQILRQGVWASLTGGWFFDPHQSTFSNCFHLYTWLLLLALPFLLYMVMPASMAVAAAYCLVVAGIFTTIKTVNYRLHAMFDQGEIVEKRGSALGDPEEEPAPGDGDAPRDPGVEMTVFRKVSSTPPVRCSSQHSVFGFNQVTELIPRTEDSGPLRDIKELVRERGSNNVIVTAADREMLKPGPPEKPLGELPRTPPGPPPPEPSLPSTDSSERSPLTGDGGTPWSRESVADAPVSPLLKGSLGRELSRSFLNLTLPDRPLVRTSSRKEKRGGAGYRPLDRQGSGDPVPLKAGSSDSCYSGTDRETLSSFKSEKTNSTHLDSPPTGRPRDGSDTDPPSEEGSRGAGGGPRKRRAPRGAEEAATVPPKRPYGAQRTPSTASAKTHARVLSMDGAGSEGLRAAPLAGSKAELEVQAAGEPTAAPTSLSPSDGFTLGNRRGPAANQPGWRGELQEEGAVGGGTAEEGVKRDRSSSVWRTQAIRRRHNAGSNPTPPSSVMGSPPSLQETQRGRAASHSRALTLPSALHFASSLLLPRSGAAVHEACTFDDTSEGAVHYFYDESGVRRSYTFGLAGGGYENPVGQQVSGEQGTSGAWDRHSHSSSFHSAEVPEAAGGLALLQPRPVVLQGMQVRRVPLEIPEFDLLDQDSLHESQEQTLMEEAPPRPQHSYKYWLLPGRWTPVRYERLALLALLDRTRGVLENIFVVWLGSLVAFLGYLLLLKGFFRDIWVFQFCLVIASCQYSLLKSVQPDAASPMHGHNWVIAYSRPVYFCCSCLLIWLLDALGKALPFPPVSLYGLTFFSAPFFLCARDVATVFTLCFPVVFLLGLLPQVNTCLMYLLEQIDMHGFGGTATTSPLTALYSLLRSLLAAALLYGFCLGAIKAPWPDQHVPVLFSVFCGLLMAISYHLSRQSSDPTVLWSLLRTKLFPDLEERNLETPRAEAPDPLPGKLRQSVREILHSDLVMCPVIAVLSFAISASTVFIALKSVLGFVLYSLAGLVGVLTHYLLPQLRKQLPWFCLSQPVLKSQEYSQFEVRSAAQLMWFEKLYAWLQCVEKYLIYPAVVLNALTGDAHSVSGHPDKFCLYCRALLMTVAGLKLLRSAFCCPPQQYLTLTFTVLLFHFDYPRLSQGFLLDYFLMSLLCSKLWDLLYKLRFVLTYIAPWQITWGSAFHAFAQPFAVPHSAMLFVQALLSALFSTPLNPLLGSAVFLMSYARPLKFWERDYNTKRVDHSNTRLATQLDRNPGADDNNLNSIFYEHLTRSLQHTLCGDLALGRWGNYSPGDCFILASDYLNALVHLIEVGNGLVTFQLRGLEFRGTYCQQREVEAITEGVEEDEGCCCCEPGHLPRVLSFNAAFGQRWLAWEVTASKYVLEGYSISDNNAASMLQVFDLRKILITYYVKSIIYYVSRSPKLEAWLSHEGIGAALRPVRVPGYADSDPTFSLSVDEDYDLRLAGLSLPAFCAVHLDWIQYCAARRGQPMEHDWNSPLVTLCFGLCVLGRRALGTASHSMAASLEPFLYGLHALFKGDFRITSPRDEWVFADMDLLHRVVAPGVRMALKLHQDHFTSPDEYEEPAVLYDAIAANEERLVISHEGDPAWRSAILSNTPALLALRHVMDDASDEYKIIMLNRRHLSFRVIKVNRECVRGLWAGQQQELVFLRNRNPERGSIQNAKQALRNMINSSCDQPLGYPIYVSPLTTSFAGSHPQLRALWGGPVSLQAIANWLLHSWERLQKGCGAGCNSGGNVDDSDCGGGSSVSNNPPAPHPTPETPAAREQPFPLGLGWTLRPSLSGAGDGFSSRRRREGGPPSLQWPPPMGAPRLPGPAPSPVPASPAPPEGPQPLQAGTPAPFSYEGLSGKWSLGGKKGLGGSDGEAALGSPKGGPLRTQVPSTSPLDLGLSPDSTDTSTPGPVRDPSLSARPSEAGTPGGGGNWLAPPEEQESPAAQPLLEHQY; encoded by the exons ATGGGCTCCCAGGTGCTGCAGATCCTGCGCCAGGGCGTGTGGGCCTCGCTGACGGGCGGCTGGTTCTTCGACCCGCACCAGAGCACCTTCTCCAACTGCTTCCACCTGTACACCTGGCTGCTGCTGCTGGCGCTGCCCTTCCTGCTGTACATG GTGATGCCCGCCAGCATGGCCGTGGCCGCCGCCTACTGCCTGGTGGTGGCCGGCATCTTCACCACCATCAAGACGGTCAACTACCGGCTGCACGCCATGTTCGACCAGGGCGAGATCGTGGAGAAGCGGGGCTCGGCCCTGGGGGACCCCGAGGAGGAGCCCGCCCCGGGGGACGGCGACGCGCCCAG GGACCCCGGGGTGGAGATGACGGTGTTCCGGAAGGTGAGCTCCACGCCGCCGGTGCGCTGCAGCTCCCAGCATTCCGTGTTCGGCTTCAACCAGGTCACG GAGCTGATTCCCCGGACGGAGGACTCCGGACCCCTGCGAG ACATCAAGGAGCTGGTCCGAGAGCGGGGCAGCAACAACGTGATCGTGACCGCGGCCGACCGGGAGATGCTGAAGCCGGGGCCTCCCGAGAAGCCGC TTGGAGAACTCCCCCGGACTCCTCCCGGGCCTCCTCCCCCGGAGCCTTCGCTGCCCAGCACAGACTCCTCGGAGCGGTCTCCCCTGACCGGAGACGGGGGGACCCCCTGGAGCAGAGAGAGCGTGGCCGACGCTCCCGTGAGCCCCTTACTCAAGGGGAGCCTCGGCCGGGAGTTGAGCAGGAGCTTCTTGAACCTGACCCTTCCCGACCGGCCGCTCGTGCGCACCAGCAGCCGCAAGGAGAAGCGTGGTGGGGCCGGTTACCGGCCTCTGGACCGGCAGGGCTCGGGGGACCCCGTGCCCCTCAAGGCTGGCTCCTCCGATTCCTGTTACAGCGGTACCGACAGGGAGACTTTGAGCAGCTTTAAGAGCGAGAAGACCAACTCAACGCACCTGGACAGCCCCCCCACGGGCCGGCCCAGGGACGGCAGCGACACGGATCCCCCCTCTGAAG AGGGCTCCAGAGGGGCCGGGGGTGGTCCCCGGAAGCGGCGGGCTCCCAGGGGGGCCGAAGAAGCGGCCACAGTGCCCCCCAAGCGCCCGTACGGAGCTCAGCGGACCCCTAGCACCGCCAGTGCCAAGACTCATGCCCGGGTGCTCAGCATGGACGGGGCGGGCAGCGAAGGGTTGCGGGCAGCCCCCCTGGCAGGCTCCAAAGCAGAGCTGGAGGTCCAAGCCGCGGGGGAGCCCACGGCCGCCCCGACTTCCCTTTCGCCATCAGACGGCTTCACCCTCGGGAACAGGAGGGGACCTGCCGCCAACCAGCCGGGCTGGCGGGGGGAGCTCCAGGAGGAAGGGGCCGTCGGGGGTG GGACCGCTGAGGAGGGCGTCAAGCGGGACCGGTCGAGTAGCGTGTGGCGGACGCAGGCAATCCGGAGGCGCCACAATGCTGGGAgcaaccccaccccaccctcatCCGTCATGGGATCCCCCCCTAG CCTACAGGAAACCCAGCGGGGCCGTGCGGCCTCCCACTCACGAGCCCTGACCCTGCCCTCTGCCCTCCATTTCGCCTCATCTCTGCTGCTGCCACGCTCCGGAGCCGCCGTCCACGAGGCTTGTACGTTTGATGACACCTCAGAGGGCGCTGTACATTACTTCTATGACGAAAGCG GGGTGCGGCGTTCCTACACGTTTGGTCTGGCTGGAGGCGGCTATGAAAACCCCGTGGGACAGCAAGTCAGTGGGGAGCAGGGGACCAGCGGGGCCTG GGATCGCCACTCTCACTCCTCCAGCTTCCATTCTGCTGAGGTCCCTGAGGCGGCCGGAGGCCTGGCCTTGCTCCAGCCCCGTCCCGTGGTCCTACAAGGGATGCAGGTCCGGAGAGTGCCCTTGGAAATTCCCGAG TTTGACCTACTGGACCAAGATTCCCTGCACGAGTCCCAGGAGCAGACTCTCATGGAGGAGGCGCCCCCCCGGCCTCAGCACAGCTACAAGTATTGGCTGCTCCCTGGCCGCTGGACCCCCGTGCGATACGAGCGGTTGGCCCTGCTGGCCCTGCTGGACCG GACCCGGGGGGTGCTGGAGAACATCTTTGTGGTCTGGCTGGGCAGTCTGGTGGCCTTTCTGGGCTACCTGCTTCTTCTCAAGGGCTTCTTCAGGGACATCTGGGTCTTCCAGTTCTGCCTGGTCATCGCCTCCTGCCAGTACTCACTGCTCAAG AGCGTCCAGCCTGATGCCGCCTCCCCCATGCAC GGCCACAACTGGGTGATCGCCTACAGCCGTCCCGTCTACTTTTGCTGCTCCTGCCTCCTCATCTGGCTTTTGGACGCCCTGGGCAAGGCCCTGCCCTTCCCCCCTGTCTCTCTCTATGGCCTCACCTTcttctctgctcccttcttcctttgTGCCCGAGACGTTGCCACTG TCTTTACCTTGTGCTTCCCTGTCGTCTTCCTCCTGGGCCTCCTTCCCCAGGTCAACACCTGCCTCATGTACCTGCTTGAGCAGATCGACATGCACGGCTTTGGGGGCACAG CGACCACCAGCCCCCTCACCGCTCTGTACAGCCTCCTGCGGAGCCTCCTGGCGGCTGCACTGCTCTACGGCTTCTGTCTGGGTGCAATTAAG GCACCCTGGCCAGATCAGCACGTGCCTGTGCTCTTCTCCGTCTTCTGTGGCCTCCTGATGGCAATCTCCTACCACCTCAGCCGCCAAAGCAGTGACCCCACTGTCCTCTG GTCCCTCTTACGCACCAAGCTTTTCCCTGATCTGGAGGAGCGGAACCTCGAGACCCCTCGTGCGGAAGCCCCAGATCCACTACCTGGCAAATTGAGGCAGTCTGTG CGGGAGATCTTGCACTCGGACCTCGTGATGTGCCCTGTGATTGCTGTGCTCAGCTTTGCCATTAGCGCCAGCACCGTCTTCATTGCCCTCAAG TCTGTCCTGGGCTTTGTGCTCTACTCCCTGGCTGGCCTGGTGGGTGTCCTCACCCATTACCTCCTGCCCCAGCTCCGCAAACAGCTGCCCTGGTTCTGCCTCTCCCAACCCGTCCTCAAGTCGCAGGAGTACAGCCAATTCGAAGTGCGCA GTGCTGCACAGCTGATGTGGTTTGAGAAGCTGTACGCGTGGCTCCAGTGCGTGGAGAAGTATCTCATCTACCCGGCTGTGGTGCTCAATGCTCTCACAGGCGATGCCCACAGCGTCAGCGGCCACCCGGACAAATTCTGTCTCTA ctGTCGGGCCCTGCTGATGACCGTGGCCGGCCTGAAGCTCCTGCGCTCGGCCTTCTGCTGCCCCCCCCAGCAGTACCTGACCCTGACCTTCACAGTCCTACTCTTCCATTTTGACTATCCGCGCCTCTCCCAGGGCTTCCTATTGGACTACTTTCTCATGTCCCTGCTCTGCAGCAAG CTGTGGGACCTGCTCTACAAACTGCGCTTCGTGCTCACCTACATTGCCCCTTGGCAGATCACCTGGGGCTCGGCCTTTCATGCCTTCGCCCAACCCTTTGCCGTGCCCC ACTCCGCCATGCTGTTCGTGCAggccctcctctctgccctgTTCTCCACCCCTCTTAACCCTTTGTTGGGCAGTGCTGTCTTTCTGATGTCCTATGCTCGGCCCCTCAAGTTTTGGGAGCGAGATTACAA CACTAAACGTGTGGACCACTCCAACACCCGTCTGGCCACCCAGCTGGATCGGAACCCGGGCGCGGACGACAACAACCTCAACTCCATCTTCTACGAGCACCTGACGCGCTCTCTCCAACACACGCTGTGCGGTGACCTGGCCCTCGGCCGCTGGGGCAATTACAGTCCCGGGGACTGCTTCATCCTGGCCTCCGACTACCTCAACGCCCTGGTGCACCTTATCGAGGTCGGCAACGGCCTGGTCACCTTCCAGCTGCGGGGCCTTGAGTTCCGGG GGACCTACTGCCAACAGCGGGAGGTGGAGGCCATCACGGAGGGCGTGGAAGAGGACGAGGGCTGCTGCTGCTGTGAGCCTGGCCACCTGCCCCGCGTGCTGTCCTTCAACGCCGCCTTTGGGCAGCGCTGGCTGGCCTGGGAGGTCACGGCCAGCAAGTACGTGCTGGAGGGCTACAGCATCAGCGACAACAACGCTGCCTCCATGCTGCAGGTGTTTGACCTGCGGAAGATCCTCATCACCTATTACGTCAAG AGTATCATCTACTATGTGAGCCGCTCCCCCAAGCTGGAGGCCTGGCTGAGCCACGAGGGTATTGGGGCGGCCCTTCGGCCTGTGCGTGTGCCCGGTTACGCCGACTCAGACCCCACCTTCTCACTGAGTGTGGACGAGGACTACGACCTGCGACTGGCCGGCCTCTCTCTGCCCGCTTTCTGTGCAGTCCACCTTGATTGGATCCAGTATTGTGCCGCCAGACGAGGTCAG CCCATGGAGCATGACTGGAACTCTCCTCTTGTCACGCTGTGCTTTGGGCTGTGTGTGCTAGGCAGGCGCGCTCTGGGGACGGCATCCCACAGCATGGCAGCCAG CCTGGAGCCCTTCCTCTACGGGCTGCACGCGCTCTTCAAGGGCGACTTCCGTATCACATCTCCGCGGGACGAGTGGGTCTTTGCCGACATGGATCTCCTGCATCGAGTGGTCGCCCCAGGGGTCCGCATGGCTCTCAAACTCCACCAG GACCACTTCACGTCCCCTGACGAGTATGAGGAACCTGCCGTGCTCTACGACGCCATTGCTGCCAACGAGGAACGCCTGGTGATCTCGCACGAGGGTGACCCCGCCTGGCGCAGTGCCATCCTCAGCAACACGCCGGCCCTGCTGGCGCTTCGGCACGTCATGGATGATGCCTCCGATGAGTACAAGATCATCATGCTCAACCGCAGGCACCTCAGCTTCCGTGTCATCAAG GTGAACCGTGAGTGTGTGCGGGGCCTGTGGGCCGGCCAGCAGCAGGAGCTGGTCTTCCTCCGCAACCGCAACCCTGAGCGGGGCAGCATCCAGAACGCCAAGCAGGCGCTGCGCAACATGATCAACTCTTCCTGTGACCAGCCGCTGGGCTACCCCATCTACGTCTCCCCCCTCACCACATCCTTCGCCGGCAGCCACCCCCAGCTCCGTGCCCTCTGGGGAGGCCCGGTCAGCCTCCAGGCCATCGCCAACTGGCTCCTGCACAGCTGGGAGAG GCTTCAGAAAGGCTGCGGAGCTGGCTGCAACAGTGGCGGGAACGTAGACGACTCAGATTGTGGGGGTGGCTCATCCGTCAGCAATAACCCtccagccccccaccccacccctgagACCCCCGCTG CCCGAGAGCAGCCCTTCCCTCTGGGCCTTGGCTGGACGCTGCGGCCCTCCCTGAGCGGGGCCGGCGATGGTTTTTCCTCGAGACGAAGGAGAGAGGGTGGGCCCCCCTCCCTCCAGTGGCCCCCTCCCATGGGTGCTCCCCGGCTCCCAGGACCAGCCCCTTCCCCCGTGCCCGCCTCACCCGCCCCCCCCGAAGGCCCCCAGCCGCTCCAGGCTGGCACCCCTGCCCCCTTCAGCTACGAGGGCCTCAGTGGCAAGTGGAGCTTGGGAGGCAAGAAAGGTCTGGGAGGGTCCGATGGGGAAGCGGCCTTGGGAAGCCCGAAAGGAGGGCCCCTCCGAACTCAG GTGCCCAGCACCTCCCCCTTGGACCTTGGCCTCAGTCCAGACAGCACGGACACTTCGACACCAGGGCCTGTCCGAGATCCTTCTCTATCGGCCAGGCCTTCTGAAGCAGGGACCCCCGGGGGTGGGGGCAACTGGCTGGCTCCCCCGGAGGAACAAGAGAGCCCGGCGGCCCAGCCCTTACTGGAACACCAATACTGA